The DNA region TAGAAAATCAAAATCATTGTAGTCTAAAATAGAACCTGCTTTAAGATCAAATTTAGCTCTAATTGCTCTTCTTTGCAATATAACGGATTCTTTCTCATTTTCTTCCACAATTTTTAACCCATCATTCCTAAGAGCTAAAAATAATTCATTTGCTCTATCAATCATTTCTCTCCAAGTTTTAGGATTCATAGCGAACTTATGATCCGGGCCGTCTCTATTGTTGTCATCGGTAAAGTGCTTCTCAAATACTGTAGCGCCCAATGCGATTGCGCCCAAGACCGTGGAATGGCTTGAGGTGTGGTCAGACAATCCTAAAATAATATCCGGGTATTCCTGTTTAAAGCTTTTCAGAACATTTAAGTTGATATATTTAAAATTTTCGGCGCTGGCAGTATAATTCGTATTGCACTGCAAAAGAATAATGTCGTTTACGTGTTTTTTTAGCGTGTTCATAGCTCTTTTAACGTCTTCTATAGATGAAGCTCCGGTTGAGATTATTACTGGTTTTTTCTTTTTAGCTATGTATTCAATAATGTCAAGCCAGGTGATATCGCCGGAACCTATTTTATAGACACTGACAAAAGGTTCCACTTTGTCCACCGATTCAAAGTCATAAGGAGAGGTAAAATATTCTAAACCGACTTCGTCGCATTTCTTTTTTAGCTTTTTCGTCCAATCAAACGGGATGCTCGCGTCTTTATATGTTTCATAAACCGATTTTTTCCATGAGGCCTGATGCGACATTTTGCGGTTTAAGGATTCAAAGCCGGATTTACTCACGATTTTATCAGCTTGAAAATTTTGAAATTTGGCCGCATGTGCGCCGGATTCTTTGGCTAATTCAATCAGTTTATATGCTCTGTTAATGTCACCGTCATGATTTGCCGCAATATCGGCGATAAAAAATAACGGACCGTTTTGGCTTATGCTGATATTCCCAATTTTAATTTTTTTCATATTTTGATTTCTTGATTTCCTTTAAGTAATCTTTTTTAAGTTCGGAAAGCCCTTTAGAAATTTTTAACGTTTTTCCTCCTAAAATCTTTTTTAATTTATTAATATCCA from Candidatus Niyogibacteria bacterium includes:
- a CDS encoding N-acetylneuraminate synthase family protein produces the protein MKKIKIGNISISQNGPLFFIADIAANHDGDINRAYKLIELAKESGAHAAKFQNFQADKIVSKSGFESLNRKMSHQASWKKSVYETYKDASIPFDWTKKLKKKCDEVGLEYFTSPYDFESVDKVEPFVSVYKIGSGDITWLDIIEYIAKKKKPVIISTGASSIEDVKRAMNTLKKHVNDIILLQCNTNYTASAENFKYINLNVLKSFKQEYPDIILGLSDHTSSHSTVLGAIALGATVFEKHFTDDNNRDGPDHKFAMNPKTWREMIDRANELFLALRNDGLKIVEENEKESVILQRRAIRAKFDLKAGSILDYNDFDFLRPIPEGGLPPYKAPEIIGKKIMKDIKKGELISLNDFI